cttattttctggaatagcacaataaatGTATACAAATTAGATGTAAACACAACAACAATAAATTGAGGGATAGGAAGCAACAAGTTCAAGTTGATAAAgtttattaaaaatataataagcATAAAGTTTATTTATATAGCACATCAATATTTCAATAAGTTGATAATAAGTCATTATATGGGTATAATATTGCAATCCAATAACAATGGAATAGGCTTAATTGCATTTTAATTGTTTGCACTtttaaaaacaagtgttaatatctTAACACCAATTGCGAAACGCCTTTTTAAACACTTAAAACtctttaaaaatttgaacatgTGTTCATTTTACTAAACGGAAGTGGTAAACATAAATACGTTATAATAGTGTAAAATGGtggtaacaatttttaaataatgttaaaatCGGTGTTAAAAGTGTTAAATGtttagaaagaatgaaagaaagaaagaaagaaagaacgaaagaaagaaaagaaagaaagaaaaaaagaaagaaagaaagaaagaaaaaaagaaagaaaagaaagaaaaaaaaaaaaaaaaaaagaaagaaagaaagaaaagaaagaaagaaagaaagaaagaaagaaagaaagaaagaaagaacgaaagaaagaaaaaagaaacacataaataaacatacaaacaaacaaacaaaataaacaaacgaattacataaatcattccaaaatgTTAATTGTTGTGGATCTAAAGCCATATGCCTATATgaacaatttttttaatgaaactgGTCAAAGAAGTTTCAAGcttgattttttgcatattttgtaaTGTTATGAAATTAATGTTGTAACTGCGATATTAAATCCTGGTAGAGTTAAATACGGCCTAGAAAACATTCATTTTACCGCATTATGCCTATCTCGGTCTATCTATTTGTTTCATCATTTTTGgtaaccaaaatcaaacttgagtgaAATCGCACATTATGGATTTAAAAGGCCAGCGTTTAGAATGTCAAGTTTTGGTTTCTTGGACGTTAAAATTTCTACACATGATTCATAATTGGTTGTATCTGGCAAAACCAGTGTATGTAATTTGGGTAATGTAAGAACAGTatctacaatgacgtcacaactTAAATTCtcgcatgacgctagttttaagaTCTCTATATTGGCATGCTTTTGAAGATGCTTCAAACCAATATTAGAGAGACATTTACTACCCGTAATGTCTAAAGATATCAAATTTGGGAATCCATGGCTGATTTCTTTCATTATATCATTAGTTACATGACAATGTATGAATCCGATATCTGTGAGATTGGGTAATGAATGTGACATTAGAACAACTGCTTCTACGGTTAAACCATGAATACCACCTAATTGTAAATGTCTTAGGTTCTTCTGATCACAGATCTCTATGATAAGACTGCTGCAATCTGCTGGAGCGCCATCCATACTAGAAGGCTGTATTAATATAAAACTCTCCAGATGCGTACACTTCGTTGCAACGTGATGAACTAGTCTATTCAAAAATCTATAGGAAGGGAACTGGCAGGAGACAAGCTCAAGATGCGTTAACTCTGGAAGACAAAGACTCATCAGTGCTATTTTATACGGTTTCAACTGCCAGTGACATCCTTCAAAAGCTACACTGTGAAGATTGTAACTCTGCATGAGTCGACAGAGTAGTTTATCTGTAACTTGTCCATGTTGAAGGTAGAAGTTCTCAAGACGAAATAAAGGAAATAATGCGAATTTTCCAATGGGTGATCTCTTGACAGATTCCAATGGAAGATGTAAGTAGATAGTTATAAGTTTACAGGATATCAGGGAAAGATCTACTTTGCTTGGATCACCCTGTATATCAATCATCTCTAAATTAGGACAGCGTAAAGCAAGCAATCGTAATATTTTGTTCGTCACtggaatatgaaattgaatgTGCCTCAAACATGGTCCTAGGTAATTGTTGATGAGATTGAGAATAGCGGCTTCTTGATAAGAGAGAATATAGTACGATTGTGATGTTTCGCTGTAAGTGTGGATTCCGTTATTGAGATTCACGTTCCTCCATAGCTCGCCTTGTTTCGCTAGACAATTCCAACGCCGACTCACTCTGTAAGATACAAAGAAATAGTAATATATTTATTAGCAGCAAATGTATATTTATTTCttagtttatttttatttattacatttggcaaaaagcacaAACCGAACCCAAAATGCTGGAAGCGAAGCCCTACAACACAAGCAACTAAAATTAAATAATGGGGAGCCGGGGACAAAACAAAACAGACACAGTGTTCTGGTAACTTGTTCCACAATTTGGGTCCATGATGGAAGAACGTCTTTGACAAAGTGCAAGCTAGACGGCTGAAAGGTGGGTAGATTGCACAGTTACATCTGGAGTTAGAATGAAAGTATAAGGTGTGTGAAGATTAGGAGCAAAAGAAATAAAAGTTGGCAGGTATTTTGACTACATGGTGCAGTGAAGGAGTCAAGACGAACATCAAGAGGAGGAATGTTACTATAAATCAAACTTTATCATGCATTGTAAAACTCCGTCTCTCCGATAACAACATCCAGTCTCGTTCTCTCTGTCTTTATCCGTCCAATTTCTGTGTGTCTGAGacaagtatagtatagtataatgGTCTTGCCTGTCTGTCAGCTCTCTCTCCCATCTGCCCCCCCCATCTTTCACTCTATCCCTCTCTCGCTCCCCGTCTCTCCCTCTTCTTCATgtttaaattgttttgtttacaatctgtACAGAGAAAAGTGCACTCACCTTGCTGCAATGGACCTGTCCAGTATATTAAGGTAAGAAAATATATGCAAAAGAGCATCATCAGTCAGTATGTCCAACGTGTATTGACCGTCGCTTTCACACACCATTTTGACAATGTTGCTGTAGATGACACTAAAAAATGGTAAAGATAACATAGCAGAAAATGAGAATGATGATTCTCACACGCATATCAAAACACAAAATAGATATAGGGCCTAATAGACTATGACATACACAAACTCTTTAAAAGAAGGTTGAGATACACGGTCAATAGGAGAACAAAGCCGAGCTCAGCATCAGGGGTTTTCTTTTTGAGGATAATATATGTTGCGCATCGAAAATCAATCGACTAACCTAATGAAGTTCGTTCAACTGTTCCTGTTTTCATAACAAAAGCATTTGTTATTAAATACTGTATTTATCCTCAAATacatatttatctatttatttgaaAATGCTTTTATAACAGCGGCGACACTCGTCTAACCGCCGGTGCGTTCTTGAATGGAAAGTTTCAGTTTGTGAAATGCTGTACATCAGCAATTACCGTCGCCGGCTAGAGGACTATACTCAAAAGTACTCATAGTTCAGTCAATAATATATGGTTTGACCTAGAAATAATGGCAACAGAAATGGTTTGGGTTGTAAGTATCTTGTCAAAAATGCAAgatgcagaaatttgcataaaaccaaaatggccacttatgcGGGGGGATGTCAAAGTTGGTAAAATctaacaaatttttttttaagttgctatttttaatataataattaatatatccctaaaaattcatttttacaGAGATTTTAATTTGAAATCACTTGAAATCAAATTACTGAATTAGTTTTACATATTAAAGCctacaaaataaaatatgttaaaGACTTACCACAATGTTGTACGGCATTTATGCTATTTGCTTGAAGACAAGAAATTGCAATCATTTCCGTATGTGTGTGTGGTAGTCAAAGTATATCAAAGCTGGTATAAGCGTGCGTGGTGACTATCATCCAATCCCATGACCTTTTAAGGTATGTCTACCATCTCTGATATGCGCCGCGTGCATCAAAAGTTACTTGTGATGTTTATGAGATGAGAGATTCACCTCCTTGTTTCAGATTTTATTTGAAGATGCATAATGTTATATCAGATTGAAGTTAATGAGGTCTGTTTTATTGAATTATGTGTTGAAATATGTTTATTGTCTGTTCATGTAGTGATGTTGTTGTTAGAGCTATGTGCCTATCACTTCTGTTCTGTCAGTTGTGGTGTAGCTGCTATGATTGGTTTAAAAACTAACTTCAGCAGTATACAATTATCATTTGGCCcatttcaaatcaaatcaaatcaacttATTTCAACACcataacatcaaaatacaaaatcttattatcattgttattcatttttattattattattattatagtgttattagtgttatattattattattattattattattattcttattattattattattattattattattatttttattattattattattattattattattatttagtgttattagtattattatttgtattattattattagtagtagtattattatcattattgttattattattattattattattattattattattattattattattattattattattattattattattattattattagtgttattagtattattattagtattattattagtagtagtagtattattatcattagtattattattattagtagtagtagaagtgttattagtattattattagtagtagtagtagtagtagtagtagtagtatcattagtgttattattagtattatcatCTCAATTTCCTGCACTATAATGTTGCTTAGTGACACTTACTTACAATATATTGTTTTTTTGTGTACTTCTTAACTTTTATACACCAAAGGGGCCACATATTACTGATTTCTTTTAGATACAAAAGGTTTGAAATTTGCTCACGCAAATACACAAAAACGCAAACAATAAAAAacgctttttattttaaagaGTAATATTTCTTCTATGTTACATGCGTTGCAACTTTCCTGGTATATCATACCACTAGGAAGTACTACGGGATGCTACAGAATTAGTATAGTAGCACATAAATTACTATATAGTATACTGGTATTGGCGCACGTACAAAACCCaaatcaatgtagttttaccacttcttgcaataccggTAATTATCGATTTGATTTCAAACCACTCGACAGGAGACAGACAGATAGATGACAGACAACGAGCGACAGACAGATAGATTTAGAGAAATAGTGAGACGGACAGACACATACAGAGAGACGGGGGTGAGGAAAAGAGAGAGGGAAGAGGAAGTTTGTGTCGTGAGACCCCGGGCGTGAGACTGATCGGAGACTCAATACAAGTAGGATCTGTGATACAAGGGAGAGCGTTAACGTGAGAGGCGTGTTACTGGCGGGTCAATATCCACATGTCTGCACATATTGACCCGCCTGTGGGCCTGGGCAAAATCAAAATGTAGGGGAGGGGGACGCTGATGACCTTTTGGGggacaaattattgttttcaatttctcaggtgtctaaacaatttgtttttgcaaaaCATACAGTGCAGTGCCGTAGCTACATTTGTGCGAGTAAAGCAACTGGGAAAAATGCTCAaaaaagggaccgttcacaaacacttgctaggagggcctgatgcaaaaatgggggggccctgaaaattttggaccctcctaaggggccctgaaaaaatgaccacaacttttcctgggaaaattgagtttatatgcttttctatggggttgacccataattttcatataaaaaagggggggctgaaattttcgaggtctgtaagggggattttcgcgataatttttttgcatcaggccccgctaacaagtgtttgtgaatggtccctaagtgTAAAAGTATAAGCAGGGATGTAAGTAGGCCTGAagaaaaaaacatggaaaatctGGAAAGAAATCTGGAAAAGCGCGTGAATCTGAACTAAAACGCACCATACCgggctgaaaatgtaaaaaaaagtgcggaaatttggacaaaaaaaatctggaattccagattaACCCATAACTTAATCTCTGTATAAGTTTTTTTGCGATTTTGTCATAATATGTGTTTTTTGGTGCGTGTagaaaaatgtgtaattttggcCATTTTAGAAATTTCACCCAGTATGCCACTGATATAATAATTGGTTGTAAAAATCCCCTTTAAATTACATTAGAAATTGACCAAAATGTTATTTGGTAAGCCTACTTTATTTGGCTAAAATGATGTAAAATTGAAGATTGGCCGATAAACGCACTTCCACCTTTGTTTTTGGTTCAAATAGTAAATTTTCCGCACAGTAGCGCGTCCAATTGTCGCGGTATAAATGATGTCCCctgttttttgggggttttttttattgcttttttaaaatctttgccCTACTCAGACAACTGACCCCGATACGCCACTGAACACGTAAAGTATTTGGACCCCTTTAAATAATAACCATTattcgtatgccaaatttggaatatgcagtcgaagcagaatttatatctgcgcattatgacacctcatttgtttcattggtcccaatattgatgtcgcactcgcagcgtacattttaatgaaagtaaccTAAGATTTGAAAGaaagaatatttttttctgaCTAGCAAGGTCATCAATGGCCTACAATAATTACGGTTTTGCAAATTGTCCTTTCAGTGGTAAAATTAGATTCAAAATTTACTGATTGGGAGGTGTTCACAACAGCTTGGTCACAGAAaacattaaagtcataatgtacgatcttataatatgaatttggttaattttttcaaacctgattttttggcatatttgtaatgtttacacatgtcacaacttgcacctaaatggaatcagccaaatttgttgtgtttgtaggtaaacagagcaaagttcgacataaagtcataattcaagaaattatgactttatgtccgcccatagaactgcgtgttaaacggccaaaataacaagcagtgtttctttcacgttacctcgttatttcagctcaaaatggacagaaaccattcccgatcattattactagtattatttcagcattttgagtatataatgacaaatttaaaatttgaaggaaatcgtacattaagcctttaacttgtaatgtttttaattaatatgggattaagtaaacaatTACTACTGATatgaataatgacatttttttattACTAAATTTATAATtacatgttttgacctcctccaaattcacgaaacaagaagaATAATCCAATGAGCGCAGAAAAAAGATTTCTTCCATGGAGACTGAATACAATTAGGCAATAGGACTTTGCTGCCACTTTCAAATCTTAAGTtgctttcatttaaatgtacgttgcgacatcaatattgggaccattacaACAAATGAGGtttcataatgcgcagaaataaattcagcTTCGACTGCATATTGCAATTTTGGCATACGATTAACCGTTTAGGAATATTAAATGGTctttatttaaagggggtaattactttttggtagatgtttattttgtataaataaataaataaataaataaataaataaataaataatacaaatgataAATACATAAACTGTGACAGTCGTTTTTATTCTATCGTCTAATGCATTACAATAACCAACCAACAAATCAACACTACTCGACGTGCATTACATTGACCTACTAGGTCTATATCTAACTAGCTCTCATCTAGTCTGGTGCTTTTTCTCTTCTACTATTTCAGGTAATTAACAGTTAACAGATAAAAagaaattttattattatatgtTTTATCTACATTACTGTCATATATATACCGTCAAAATTCGGATTAATCTTAAATCTAAACATACAATCGCACAAAAAACAATAGACCTACATAATATACAGTTGAAGACAGTATTTCGTCATTAGGACCACGGACCATTATAATTGTCCTAAGTTATCTTGACCATAATAAATGCCTTTGAAcagttaattaaataaaaatggtTACATGACAAATCTGAGAAATACTTATGAACACTATAGTTTTAACAAAACAACAGCACGTTGTTATTGCCCTGAAGTCCCTGATTTTATATACATTTTCCACGCAATGATCAAATTCAAGTATTACATTTTCTTCTAAATCTTTTGTGAATACAATCTAAACACGAATGTCTATAGCTAAATATTGCACATTGTATTGTTGTAATTGTCTTTTCACTTATTGCACATCTTGACACGCACATCATCCGGTTATTGCATGACCTATTAA
Above is a genomic segment from Amphiura filiformis chromosome 17, Afil_fr2py, whole genome shotgun sequence containing:
- the LOC140138490 gene encoding F-box and leucine-rich repeat protein 13-like codes for the protein MVCESDGQYTLDILTDDALLHIFSYLNILDRSIAARVSRRWNCLAKQGELWRNVNLNNGIHTYSETSQSYYILSYQEAAILNLINNYLGPCLRHIQFHIPVTNKILRLLALRCPNLEMIDIQGDPSKVDLSLISCKLITIYLHLPLESVKRSPIGKFALFPLFRLENFYLQHGQVTDKLLCRLMQSYNLHSVAFEGCHWQLKPYKIALMSLCLPELTHLELVSCQFPSYRFLNRLVHHVATKCTHLESFILIQPSSMDGAPADCSSLIIEICDQKNLRHLQLGGIHGLTVEAVVLMSHSLPNLTDIGFIHCHVTNDIMKEISHGFPNLISLDITGSKCLSNIGLKHLQKHANIEILKLASCENLSCDVIVDTVLTLPKLHTLVLPDTTNYESCVEILTSKKPKLDILNAGLLNP